GTAATTGATAGGCTTTGCTGGTACCACTTGCATCCATGGGGGATTGAGCTGGGGGGAGGAgtggtgatttttaaaagcaaagtatTAGACTCTTACTACTTTTCCCTGGATCAGCTGAATTCTGGAGAGCTCTGTTGCTGTCATCTAGGGGtctcaaactcaaatgcctacagGGGCCAGGAAGGAAACATACATGAGAGAAGTAAAGTGGGTGTTAGGAGGACAACAGGGAAGGGTAGGGACTGTGGTGGATTGTAGCATTCATGCCCTGCCTAAAGGGGGCAGTCATTTCTCAGCTGGAATTTGGGTCAAATATTACCAGATAgtctgatttttcaaaagaaaccaaGATATACGaatttttacatgaaatgtctCCATTTTCAAAATCTTCTCCCAGCAAGGCAAAATACTTGTGAACCAAATGCAGCCCATGAGCTATGAATGAATAAGCGATCTCATTCTAGTGGCACAAACCCTTAGCTTTGAGGGTTGGGAAGGAAGACGTCTATGGAAGCTGAGATTTTGACCTCAGTTTCTCAGAAGTGCCCTCATCATGTTGGCCTCACCAACAGGAGACGTACTCATTTGTTGAGCATTTCTTGGAGCTTTTACACTGCTGGGCACAGGGATTCAGAGATGAGTAAAGCACGCTCTTCCCCCAGGGAGCAAGCAGTCTACTAAAGGAGCCAGGCTTGCACACAGATCATTCGAAAACAGGTGGCAAGTGCAGTGAAGATAAATGGGGGTCGGGGGTGGGCCTGACATTCGATTTAGCTGGAAGAGCCAAGGAGGGCCTTCTGGAGGAGTGAGCATGCCTGTCCGATTCATTCCTGTATCCTCAAGATGATGTTTACTGATATATGAGCAAACACGGGACTGTTGTGATAACTGTGCATTTTTTGGACATTGACCCTGATTTATGGCAAGTGATATCAGTTTTCCATGTATGGAAGGAATACAAGGTGTCCCTTTGAGTTAAATACTAATAATGATAGTAGACagtgggagttctctggtggcctagtggttaggattccaggctttcactgccatggcccaggttcaatccctggttagggaactgagatcctgcaagccacatggcatggccaaaaaataaataaaataaaataattttaaaaataatagtagacAGCAAgtattgagtacctaccatgtCCCAGGCACTCTATTAAGTGGTCTTAGATGGTACATAATTCATTGAATCCTCTCAGTAATCCTGTGAAGTAGATCATATggtcatacccattttacagatgaggaattgaAACACATTGAGGTCGAGTAACTTGCCCAGGCCACGTGGCTCCAAAATCTATGCTCGTAACCACAACAGCAGACAGACATTTattactcacagttctggaggctaggagtctgagatcagggtgccagcatggtcgggttcTGATGGgggctctcttcctgacttgcaggtggctaccttctcactgtgccctcacatgggacctctagtgtctcttcctctacttataagggcactaatcccaccacgggggctccaccctcatgacttcaccTAAACCTAATCACCCCcacaaaggccccacctcctaataccaacccattggaggttagggcttccccctgtgaatttgggggaacacaattcagtccatatcaGCAAATATCTGCAGAATCAGCATCATCCGCGGAGACTCAGGAGTCACTGTGggtctttcctcccctctccccacaggccCGAGAGGGATGTGAAGGCCCAAAATGACCCTCTTACCGGGAGACAATTCTGATTACGACTACAGCGCCCTGAGCTGCGCCTCCGACGCCTCCTTCCACCCGGCCTTCTTCCCCCAAAGCCAGTCACTCAAGGGCGTCTTCTACCGCCGAGCCCAGCGGCTGCGGCCGCAAGACGAGCCCCGCCAGGGCGGCCAGCCAGAGGACCGCAGGCGCCAGATCATCATCAACGTGGGCGGCATCAAGTACTCGCTGCCCTGGACCACGCTGGAGGAGTTCCCGCTAACGCGGCTGGGCCAGCTCAAGGCCTGCACCAACTTCGACGACATCCTCAACGTGTGCGATGACTACGACGTCACCTGCAACGAGTTCTTCTTCGACCGCAACCCGGGGGCCTTCGGCACCATCCTGACCTTCCTGCGGGCCGGCAAGCTGCGGCTGCTGCGGGAGATGTGCGCCCTGTCCTTCCAGGAGGAGCTGCTCTACTGGGGCATCGCCGAGGACCACCTGGACGGCTGCTGCAAGCGCCGCTACCTGCAGAAGATCGAGGAGTTCGCCGAGATGGTGGAGCGGGAGGATGAGGACGACCCGCTGGACAGCGAGGACCACGACAGCGAGGGCCCCACGGAGGGCGAGGGCCGCCTGGGCCGCTGCATGCGGAGACTGCGCGACATGGTAGAGAGGCCGCACTCAGGGCTGCCCGGCAAGGTGTTCGCCTGCCTGTCGGTGCTCTTTGTCACCGTCACTGCCGTCAACCTCTCCATCAGCACCTTACCCagcctgagggaggaggaggagaaggtaaGATCCCAGGACCACTCTCCTCCCAGAAGTACACAGCCTTCTCACCTGcactgtcacctcctccaggaggtcTTCCCTGAGTGCACTGGCTGAGCAGCACCCCAGTCCATCATTGTGCTTACATATGTTTGTAAGTGTGTTTACATGTGTGTTGCCCGTCTCCACGTTCAAACACAAGCTCCATGCCTGTGCAGGTCTGCGctgtgccccacccccccccccccccccccccgcaacatTGTCCAGCAGGGAGGAGGCACTCAGCCACTCtctgttggatggatggatggatggatggatgatgtcATGGATGATGTGATTTATGATGTACCTGGCCCCCAGCTAAGCACATGACATATACCATCAAAATTTATTTCACTAACTTGCATCCTTTCTCAGTCTTCCTAATTCCCTTGCATGAAAATATCCCAGAAAGCTTTTCTGGGTCCTGAATATGATTTTTATtgatagatgtgtgtgtgtgcacatgacCTCAAATAGTGAGCATTTCTTTCTGTTAAATAAGAGAATTCCCATAAAGTGTTTACTCCAGGGCCTGACGGGGTGTGTGTCCAATTCTCAGGGATACCACTCACTTAGCCGGCAGTTACTAGGAGCCAAGGGCTGGGCTGCCACTCTGCCTGCAACTTATCTTCTCAGCGGATCTTCCAGCATCCTGGTATGGGAGGTGTTCTCACACCCACTTGACagctgagaacactgaggcaAAGCAGCTTGCCCAGACCCAGGTCTGACTGAGTCCCTAGTCTGGTTCTTAAACATGGAAATATGGGTGCCACATGGCAGCCTGGGACCTCATCTAGCCCCACAGTTCAGCCTCCTTATGTATGAAACCCTCAGCCTTTTAGTTGGGACCCTTTCCCCATACATAGGGGTTCTGGAAGCAAGTCTCAAGACAGACCAAAAGGTTCAAACGGTGCAAATTGTGTAGGCATTAGAGAAATAGGTAGTATGGCGGTAGGAACTCAACATAAATATCATGCcagccagcatttattgagcactggcTGTGTACCCTGCAtgtgctaagggctttacatGAACTCTCTGATCAAACATTAGAACCACTCACCACGTGAGGGTTTttccacacacatatattatgGAAAAAGTAGCAATAGTGTTGCATTTATAACTCACAGGGAATTTCTGgcacttcttttttaatatattgaattttaaaaaccagtgtTAAGAAAACAGCACTCAACCAGTAAAATGAACTTTTGAGAAGCATAAGGGGTAGTGATGAAGAGGGCAGGGCTAGAGCCAGACggcctgaatttgaatcccacTTCATCCACTCTGGCTGTGTATCtgtaggcaagttacttaacctctctgtgcctcagtttccagaCATGTCCAAGAGTCTGTGAACAGGCTCACCTCACAGCACTTGAGGGTTCAGTGAATGGGTCTACGGGAAGTGATTGGAACATTGCCTGGCGATTGCGTGCAGAAAGTGCTCACTATGAGGATTATACGTGCCTACCAAAAACAGAGGAAATGCCCATCATTTGAGACCTGTCTGGAAACACCTGTGTTTAGTGTAGATTTCTTCTTGGCTCCAACGTACACAATACTGATTTTATCAGGAAAATACTAACAAAGCCACAGTTTTATTCAACTTCTgatagttgctttaaaaaaaaaaaatacccggCCTTTTTCATGACTCAGTAAAACTGCTGTTCTTCTACTTCATTTGGGGGACCAGTGGGGTTCACTGTTTCACCTGAGCACAcgtttgagtgcctactgtattcAGGCTCCACAGGGCAGACAGGGTGACCAGAGTGAGTCTCCAGATTCAGGGAGCTCAAGTCTAGGTGACAGCCCCGTGACCATAAGTATGACACACAAGCCAAGGGGGCTCTTGTGAGAGGACCACCAACTGTGCTGGGGATACTTGGAGGGGAAGcactccaggaaggcttcccagaggagggggcttcctgtcccagaggtctgagaCCTCAAAGCCTCACCAAGTACTAGTTCATCTCTCCAGCCTCTCACATATTCCTAGAGAAAGAGCTGGCAGAGCAGGTGTGGTAGAACCCAGCTGTGCCCGGGAACCAACAAGATGCCCCAGGTAGAACCATTTGTGCCTTCCCTCTCTGCCAAAGGCCCCTTTGAGGTTGAGGTCCAAACCCACTGGGGACGGTCCACCATCCAGTTGTACTGCAGACCAGAGCAACAAGCTGGCAGCCCACATGACAGATGCAGCGCACAGATGTGTTTGAGTGGACCACGGAGTGCTTTCTTTGTATTAAATTGTCACAACATTTAAAACCCAGGAGATTTCATGTAAAACTCcaaatttccagcttctcttgaaaaattcaGTGAGGCAGCCTCAAGACTGAATTCTCCTGGGACAGCCATCAGGGGGCGATGAGTGAGATGGCTGCGCTCCCCAGCAGGCCTCCACCCAACCTGGGCCACCTCCACCGTTTTCCCTTTGCCTGACTGGCCTTCACTTGACACCCCGTCTAAACACCAGGCCAGGGCTCTTCCGTCCATCCTGGTAACAGATATGAATTGATCACTGGGCGCGTGCTGGGCCTTTCCAGACACTGGGGTCCTGAGAGTGAACAATAACAAACTATCCTGCCCTGTGGGGCTACAGTCTCCTGGGGCAgtggggcaggcaggcagggctgagacagacaataaacatgaTAAATAAGTAACTTACTGAGCATATTAAAAGATGATGAGCATTACGATGAAATAGAGCAAGATAAGGGGAATCGGGGTACCGGACAAAGGGGGGGGGTGGCATTTAAACAGGGCAGGTCCCAAAAGCCCTCCCTGGGAAGGTGATATGGAAGCAAAgagctggaggaagggagggcagagCGATACGGGCATCTGGGGGAAGAGGAATCCTGCAGGGAAAGTCAAGAAAAGTCAATGCTGAGCTGGGGGTGAGCCTGGGGTGTTGGAGGAGCAGTGAGGAGGCCCGTGGGGCTGGAGCAGGTGAGTGAGGCAGGCAGGGGGCAAGGAAGTGGGAGAGGTGGTGGCTTGGCCACCTGTGCCCCTGGGGGACTTGAGCCATCTCTCTGAGCCACGGAGGATGCTCAGCAAGGAGGGACAGGATCCGATTCGTGTTCTGAGTCCCTCTGGCCGTGTGTGCGAAATGGACTGCAGGGACCAGGGAGCCCAGGGAAGAGGTGCCTGCAACTGTGCAAGTCAGAGAGGGCGGTGACTGGACCCGGGTGGGGCAGTGGACAGAGTGAGAAGTGCTTTGACTCTGGAATCATTTTCAATGAAGCACCAGTGGGATTTCATGAGGATTACAGGGGAGGCGTCAGGATGAGGCCAAGTCTGTCCTGAGCACCCGGAAAAATGGGATTGCTGATCGCTAAGAAGGGAATCCACAGGTGGGCAGGTGTGCAGGCAATCAGGAGCCcaaagagactagatcttaaatgttctcaacacaATAAACGGAACGATAATTATTCACATTGCAATATATTAATGTATCAAATCAActcactgtacaccttaaatttgtgcaccatgttatatgtcaattacatttcaataaaaacaaattttaagaagaaagaaatcaggagCCCGTTTCAGGACATGATGAGTTTGAGACACCTATCAGACATCCCAGGAGGCAGCCCGTCTGGGGTCTGGAGTTCAGGGGCGAGGTCTGGGCTAGAGAGAGATTAGGAATGGTCAGTGTTGAGATGGTACTTCAAGCCCTAGGTCTGCACGGGATCAACCAGGGAGTGAGCATAACCAGAGAAAGAGAGGACTTGGGGCCACAGGACGGGGACAGGCATCGTGCCCAGACCACCTCTCACCCGGGCAGCCCAGCCAGGACAGAGCCCCGTACTCCTTGCTGGTGGGACCGCTgacctctcccctctctcccagggCCAGTGCTCCCAGATGTGCCACAACATCTTCATCGTGGAGTCTGTGTGTGTGGGCTGGTTCTCCCTCGAGTTCCTCCTGCGTCTCATCCAGGCGCCCAGCAAGTTTGCCTTCCTGCGGAGCCCGCTGACGCTGATTGACATGGTGGCCATCCTGCCCTACTACATCACCCTGCTGGTGGACGGCGCCGCCGCGGACCGCCGCAAGCCCGGCACAGGCAACAGCTACCTGGACAAGGTGGGGCTGGTGCTGCGGGTCCTGCGGGCGCTGCGTATCCTGTACGTCATGCGCCTGGCCCGCCACTCGCTGGGGCTGCAGACGCTGGGGCTCACGGCCCGCCGCTGCACCCGCGAGTTCGGGCTCCTGCTGCTTTTCCTCTGCGTGGCCATCGCCCTCTTTGCCCCCCTCCTCTACGTCATCGAGAACGAGATGGCCGATAGCCCTGAGTTCACCAGCATCCCCGCCTGCTACTGGTGGGCCGTCATCACCATGACAACTGTGGGCTATGGCGACATGGTACCCAGGAGCACGCCTGGCCAGGTGGTGGCGCTCAGCAGCATCCTCAGCGGCATTCTCCTCATGGCCTTCCCCGTGACCTCCATCTTCCACACCTTCTCCCGCTCCTACCTGGAGCTCAAGCAGGAGCAAGAGAGGGTGATGTTCCGGAGGACCCAGTTCCTCATCAAAACCAAGTCGCAGCTGAGCAGCATGTCCCACGACAGTGACATCTTGTTTGGAAGTGCCTCCTCAGACACCAGAGACAACAACTGAGCCCAGAGGACACACcccgccaccgccaccgccagGACGCCCCCAGCCCTACCCGCCCTCTGAGGCTTGAAGCTATCGCCATCACTACAGAAGCCTTCAAAGGCACGTGCTGCTTCTGAGCGCAGCCCTGGCCTAGGAGAGACCGAGCCACGCCCCAGGGAGGATGTCCCAGCATCCATCCGCAGGGGGTCCCTGGTCCTCAGAGTCCAGAAGGGAAGCCCAGCACACAGCCCTGTCGgtccccccgcccgccccagccccCACGCCTGTTTCCCTAATAAGGAAACGGCTTGTTCTTTCCACCATGTAAATAACATGCCCAGCAAAGACTTGCTTTCTGGGGCTGCCtagagaaaaaatacaaacagcagcAGCTACACGTCTGTCTTTAGTGTGGATCATGTGCAATTAAACAAAACcggtgaaaaagagagaaaaagcctTCCATGGAGCTCTCTTAAGAGAGGAAACGGCGCTTCCCAGCAAGGCCAGCCAGTGTGGGAACCAGAAGTAAAAGGGCCTGTTTCCTTGGGTCCTTCATGCCTGGTGGGGTCCCCGTGGGGTTGGAGGAAAACAGGGCAGGTACCTTTGGGAAACTGCTGGTAAAGACTGCAGTCCCTCGctcctctttctctttgattccccccacctccaggcctctctttccctcctttttccttctctcccatctGCTGTTCTCCACTTTTGCACCTTAAGGcctgtttctcaaacttttccgCCAAGGCACCCCTAACAGCCAAGTAGATACCACGTCAGCACTGCTGACTACAAAGGTGAAATCActtgattttctctttaaaaaaaatagtgtggatttttttaattctatgccacatttattttaatttttgaaaaaaaaaatgcttcagacCGTTTATCTGAATCTAAATGTAAACCTAGATGACATTAGGTTGATGCTTTGGGAAGGTGGACCACAGTTTCCTGGGCCATCTGAGGGCATAGTCTGAAGCCCCCAAAGGCCTCCCTGGGCCCCTCAAAGACCTACAGAGCACCCACCCGACCAGGAACACCTCCCGATCTCATGCAGTGTGGATGGTGCCAGGTAGAGAGGGAGACCCAGGGCAGCCCACCAGATTTACTCTGCTTGCAGAGTTCAGAGCCCCTCGGTGCCAGTCTGGAGAGGGGGCTTGGCGCCCAGGTGGCGGTCACACGCCTGCCTTCCGCCTCACGGATACCGCAGCATCGCTGGCTTCTCCACCCCAAACGCCTGCGGCCTtggccccggcccctcccctcgGCCAGCTGCGGAAAGCAAGCTCGAAAACAAATCTGGTCCCATCACTGTCCTGCCTAAACCCACAGCGGCATCCATCACGCTGAGAATAAAGCGCAAATGCCCGGCATTGCCTGGGCCTGCCGCCCTCTCCAGCCCCATTTCCCACGTGTCTCTCTTTCGCTCACGCCATCCAACTACGCTGGCTTCCAAACTGCTCTTTAGAAGCACCCAGCGCATTTCCCGCCCCGGGCCTTCACACATTCAGATCCCTCCGCCGGGAACGCCCTTCCTGCCGAACTCTGCAGAGCTGGCTCCTCCCATCACCTTCCGGACCACTTGTCTATAGAATCCCTTCCAGCGCGCACGGTAcccgcgctctctctctctctctctctctcacccagcTTATCTTCTCCATCCACTTATCGGCCTCTGGAATTGCCTTGTTTATTTCTCTGCTCCTCACTTATGGTCTGTCTCCCGCCCAAGGAGGTCAGTGCTATCGTGGCAGGGATTCAGCGCTAGAGCTCACGGCTGACTCCCAACAGCTAGCACAGGGCCCGGCAGCCAGCAGGTACTCAACAGacgtttgtggaatgaatgaaagactGAGGGGAAGCAAGAAAAAGGGCCATAAAGTAGAACGGCTTTTGCTTTTAACATTGGATAGCGGGACGTCCgagcacctctctctctctctgtctctctgtctctctgtctctctctctctccccctacccagtggggaggcagggggcagggctaCCTCTAAACAGTGTACACGCAGTGATGCCGACTGGAAATATCATGCAAGTCACGAGGGCCTCGTGAAAGCCTCCCCCTGACACCTGCTTCCAGTGACTCACGCCTGAAAAGTAAGTGTTCCGACTAATTAGCTCTACCTTCCCGAGCCCGGTGTGTGTCATAGAGATCAGGCAGTGCCGTCACCGTAATAATACCTTAGATTTATGGAATGAGCTTTTCCCCCCTCCGAAGTGGCTAAGAGAGAACGGAAGACAATTGAAAACGCAACACAGACAGAAGCGTGACACACAAACAGCCTTTAAAACTCCAGGGAGGGGAAAGCCAATACCATTTGAGTTGGGGGAACCCAGAACGGGCCACGCTGGGAGGGGAGTCGCGCGCCCACCACACCGAGGGCAGAGGAGGAGCTGGGGTCACTGAGGGTCCAGGTTTATGGCATCTTCTTGCCCAGATTCTCATCTGTGCTGGTGGCTGAGGCGGAGGCCCAGACGCAGGCACCTCTCAAGACCTCCCGTGAGGGACAAAGGGGCTCGAGATACTGACCTTCACACCCAGAGTGGTGCTTAAGGATCCTTTGCCCTAATTAAGAATCCGGAGGCCTCAGGACACCTAACTAGCCACTTCTAGGACCATCATCGACTGACCATCGTggcttttccacttttttttaagcaatatgAAATCTGATGAAGAAGCCCAGCTGTAAATTGGACTGAATAAGGGCTGTTCTGATGGAAGTTGGGGGCACAATTCTTCCCCCGGCCCCAATGGGGCCTCCCTTTTGACCCTGGTACAGGCAACTAACTCCATGCAGTGAAAATCACGGTGAGTGAAAATCACTGCTCTAGGGGAAACGGCAAAGCAGACCTTTCCcaaatgtgtcttattttttagGTCACATGGACATCCCCCATCTACCGTTGAGCTCAGTGCTTCCCTAAGACTCACAGTGGGGATTGGGAAAGGCTGATTTCACAGTACAGATTCTCAGCCCACCTCTGAGGAGGGCTGGGACCTCTCACCTCGGGCACAGAATTTAAGGgggagtcaaaaaaaaaaacttagtaatCAAGATAAATCATATTTCagtgcaatatttttaaaaaatcaagactaATGCTAAAAACCCATGAGGagcaaaataaagacaggatctgCCTTTGCCATTGCATAACTCTGACCCACATACCTCTCTTCAGTTCCGGTCCTGACTGGACACCCCTGCCATATCCTGCAGGACAGTTCCAGCCAGCCAAGCCAGTCCCCCAGGAAGCACGGGTGGGAGCCTTTAGCACCTGGCACCGCAGCTGCTGGGCATGGGCACCCTTCCCACTGGAGGGGATCAGAATGGCCACcaaccccacctcctgccccagtgAACATTTGAGAACcaggcccctgccctcatggggcccgcacagtgatggggagagagagagagacagtgacatgcaaattgaagaaaataatttctgatgTTGGTGAGCACAAGGTGACCTGGCAGACAGCGACTGGGGCCAGAGGAGAGGTGGAGGGCAGCCCCTGAAGGGAGTCAAGGAAGGACTTTCTGAGTAGGTGACATTGAAGTGGGGAccgggaggaggggaagggacagcCAGTGCAAAGCCCAGCGGTGGGGAAGCCCTGGACATGCCACCAGCTGTCGAGGGAGCCTGTGGGCCCATGGCCCCACTGCGAGAGTCCTTCCTCCTAGGGAGAACACTCAGATCTGCAAAGTTGACACTCTTTGAACAAACATTTCCAGAGACCTTACAGTGAGCCAGGCCCTCTCAGAGCAGCTGgggacaaaacaataaaacaacagAACTGGACTCAGTCCCTGCCCCAGAGGTGCTTATTATTTAATGGAGAAAAGGTGAATAAAAGATTTCTGCACACGTGGGATGATGGGGGTGCAGGCGCAGGGAGCTGTAGGAGCATGGAGAACGACATcagctgggaattccctggtgttccagtggttaggactcggcactttcactgccaggaccTGAGCtggatccctggctggggaactaagatcctgcaagctgcacagcacagccgaaaaaaaaaagaaaaaaagaaaaaaagacatcagcTAAAGGAAGCGTGATTTTCACTCAGATTTACATTTGCTAAAACGGCCTCACATACATTTtcctccagaaaataaaaaaaatagtattccTCCTAACACTGGTTCTCCTATCTCTCCAT
The sequence above is drawn from the Balaenoptera musculus isolate JJ_BM4_2016_0621 chromosome 15, mBalMus1.pri.v3, whole genome shotgun sequence genome and encodes:
- the KCNG1 gene encoding potassium voltage-gated channel subfamily G member 1; protein product: MTLLPGDNSDYDYSALSCASDASFHPAFFPQSQSLKGVFYRRAQRLRPQDEPRQGGQPEDRRRQIIINVGGIKYSLPWTTLEEFPLTRLGQLKACTNFDDILNVCDDYDVTCNEFFFDRNPGAFGTILTFLRAGKLRLLREMCALSFQEELLYWGIAEDHLDGCCKRRYLQKIEEFAEMVEREDEDDPLDSEDHDSEGPTEGEGRLGRCMRRLRDMVERPHSGLPGKVFACLSVLFVTVTAVNLSISTLPSLREEEEKGQCSQMCHNIFIVESVCVGWFSLEFLLRLIQAPSKFAFLRSPLTLIDMVAILPYYITLLVDGAAADRRKPGTGNSYLDKVGLVLRVLRALRILYVMRLARHSLGLQTLGLTARRCTREFGLLLLFLCVAIALFAPLLYVIENEMADSPEFTSIPACYWWAVITMTTVGYGDMVPRSTPGQVVALSSILSGILLMAFPVTSIFHTFSRSYLELKQEQERVMFRRTQFLIKTKSQLSSMSHDSDILFGSASSDTRDNN